A genomic window from Luteolibacter sp. LG18 includes:
- a CDS encoding four helix bundle protein yields the protein MDHESLRTFEDLECWKACRELRVFVARTICKALPKEESFRLGDQILRAARSSTANIAEGYGRFHYLDNAKFCSNARGSCWEVVDHLITAHDEGIIATDMLEQGRALAATAIALLNGYISYLRRASRERDTQ from the coding sequence ATGGACCACGAATCATTGAGGACATTCGAAGATCTGGAATGCTGGAAAGCATGCCGGGAACTTCGTGTTTTCGTGGCGAGGACCATTTGCAAAGCCCTCCCGAAGGAAGAGAGCTTCCGACTGGGCGACCAAATTCTACGAGCTGCACGGTCCAGCACAGCCAATATCGCCGAGGGCTACGGTCGCTTCCACTACCTCGATAATGCGAAGTTTTGCTCCAACGCCCGGGGTTCCTGCTGGGAAGTAGTAGACCACCTCATTACCGCCCATGACGAAGGCATCATCGCCACGGACATGCTTGAGCAAGGACGTGCTCTCGCGGCAACGGCCATCGCGCTGCTAAACGGCTACATTTCGTATCTCCGGCGTGCATCACGGGAAAGAGACACCCAATAA
- a CDS encoding complex I subunit 1 family protein, translating to MDPLLLTILITLAKIIGLTFLVVLPLVPISVYFERRFSAVIQDRVGPNRVGIPLSLIGLKDFSFAGLIQPMADGVKLFLKEDFTPTHVRKAFYWLAPVLTVAPSLITLAVIPFGSSITLGGQKIDLAIANLDVGPLFIFSIASLSVYGITLAGWSSNSKFPFIGGVRSTAQMISYEICLGLSIIPVLLYFGDLNLGKIVQEQSEHGWLLLPFWGHDAAHPLSSKLLFWIPAFISFLIFTISIFAETNRMPFDLPECETELVGGYHTEYSSMKFAMFFMGEYAAMVVGSALIITLFFGGWSAGPLDPYINDFSLFGAKLGGLLHLAVFLTKLIVFILFFILVRWTVPRFRYDQLMKLGWVIFFEAALVNVFLAALVIAAPYLSAGIIVLGFILLVILCAAIIWVAKVSEEPSKPNSGLLGQN from the coding sequence ATGGACCCGCTTCTTCTCACCATCCTCATCACGCTGGCGAAAATCATCGGCCTGACGTTCCTCGTCGTGCTGCCGTTGGTGCCGATCTCGGTTTACTTCGAGCGCCGTTTCTCCGCGGTCATCCAGGACCGCGTCGGCCCGAACCGGGTTGGCATTCCGCTCAGCCTGATCGGTCTGAAGGACTTCTCGTTCGCCGGTCTGATCCAGCCGATGGCGGACGGCGTGAAGCTGTTCTTGAAAGAGGACTTCACCCCGACTCATGTCCGCAAGGCCTTCTACTGGCTGGCTCCGGTGCTGACCGTGGCCCCCTCCCTGATCACGCTGGCCGTGATCCCCTTCGGTTCCTCCATCACCCTTGGCGGACAGAAGATTGACCTCGCCATCGCCAACCTCGACGTCGGTCCGCTGTTCATCTTTTCGATCGCCTCGCTCTCGGTTTACGGCATCACGCTCGCCGGGTGGTCTTCGAACTCGAAGTTCCCGTTCATCGGCGGCGTGCGCTCCACGGCCCAGATGATCTCCTACGAAATCTGCCTCGGCCTCTCGATCATCCCGGTGCTGCTCTATTTCGGCGACCTGAACCTCGGCAAGATCGTCCAGGAACAGTCCGAGCACGGCTGGCTGCTGCTGCCGTTCTGGGGCCATGACGCGGCCCATCCGCTGTCCTCGAAGCTGCTGTTCTGGATCCCGGCTTTCATTTCCTTCCTGATCTTCACGATCTCGATCTTCGCGGAAACCAACCGCATGCCCTTCGACCTTCCGGAATGCGAAACCGAACTCGTCGGCGGCTACCACACGGAGTACTCCTCGATGAAGTTCGCGATGTTCTTCATGGGTGAATACGCCGCGATGGTGGTGGGCTCCGCGCTGATCATTACCCTTTTCTTCGGCGGCTGGTCGGCGGGCCCGCTCGACCCATACATCAACGATTTCTCGTTGTTCGGCGCCAAGCTCGGCGGACTGCTCCATCTGGCGGTATTCCTGACCAAGCTCATCGTCTTCATCCTGTTCTTCATCCTCGTCCGCTGGACGGTACCCCGCTTCCGCTACGACCAGCTCATGAAGCTCGGTTGGGTGATCTTCTTCGAAGCCGCGCTGGTGAACGTCTTCCTCGCCGCCCTCGTCATCGCCGCACCTTACCTTTCCGCCGGGATCATCGTCCTCGGGTTCATCCTGCTGGTGATCCTCTGCGCCGCCATCATCTGGGTGGCGAAGGTGTCCGAGGAGCCATCCAAACCCAACTCGGGCCTTCTTGGACAGAACTGA
- a CDS encoding PDZ domain-containing protein, whose protein sequence is MSLKQSLVALGFLCTPALAADLYVTPSGKDTNPGTQAAPLATLDGARLKVRPLAGKEKVTVHFAKGVYYLPATVRFTAEDSGAEGKPVIYEGEDGAVISGGSLLKLDWQPDGNRFKATTPAGLEMDQLWINGRREPMARFPNREEGKNLFDAWVLEHTSTPDPEKDPLKPERVARWSNPAGAYLHAMHISLWGDMHWLVKGKKADGSLDMEGGWQNNRPSRMHPRYRMVENVFEELDAPGEWFHDRAANTLYYQPPAGTDVKSAAVEVVRLPRLLSFEGEQGKPVKFIGLRGLTFRHAARTFMANKEQLLRTDWTVCRDGAVFLQGAENCAVESCTFDQVGGNTVFVNDYNRRITVRSCYIHDSGANGVAFVGNPEAVRSPLFRYGSQDFAKIDRTPGPKNDRYPADCLVEDCLITRTGRDEKQTAPVEIDIAARITVRHCSLYDVPRAGLNIGDGCFGGHVVEDCDIFNTVLETGDHGSFNSWGRDRFWDPGIGKFSAEVAKDPSLPFLDVIEPITLRHNRWRCDHGWDIDLDDGSTRYVIENNLLLNGGLKMREGYKRIARNNVIVNNALHPHCWPVDNGDLFTGNIVSAAYKPAAIHGGKWGETVDKNLFTTSDADRTKYAKNGCDANSIVGDALFINPAKGDFRVKDGSPAFKIGFKNFPMDNFGVTSPKLKAIAKTPDIPELRKAATEAAGADEKQVTWMGARLRDISGEEFSAYGVSKESGGVAVAQVSGPLAQAGFKPGDLIQQVEGKPVSNLAAFKAALEKLPAKPETAFGIIRNQMPATLTVKGKVEPLK, encoded by the coding sequence ATGTCTTTGAAACAGTCCCTCGTCGCGCTCGGCTTCCTGTGCACGCCCGCGCTGGCGGCCGACCTCTACGTTACCCCGTCCGGAAAAGACACCAATCCCGGCACCCAGGCCGCGCCGCTGGCCACGCTCGATGGCGCCCGGCTGAAAGTCCGCCCGCTGGCGGGCAAGGAGAAGGTCACTGTTCATTTCGCCAAGGGGGTCTACTACCTGCCCGCCACCGTCCGCTTCACGGCGGAGGATTCCGGCGCGGAGGGAAAGCCCGTCATCTATGAAGGCGAGGACGGCGCGGTGATCAGCGGCGGCAGCCTGCTGAAGCTCGATTGGCAACCGGACGGCAACCGCTTCAAGGCGACCACGCCCGCCGGACTGGAAATGGACCAGCTTTGGATCAACGGTCGGCGCGAGCCGATGGCCCGCTTCCCGAACCGCGAGGAGGGCAAGAACCTCTTCGATGCCTGGGTGCTGGAGCACACCAGCACGCCCGATCCGGAAAAGGATCCGCTCAAGCCGGAACGCGTCGCCAGGTGGTCGAACCCCGCGGGAGCCTATCTCCACGCCATGCACATCTCGCTGTGGGGCGACATGCACTGGCTGGTGAAGGGCAAGAAGGCGGATGGCTCGCTGGACATGGAAGGCGGCTGGCAGAACAACCGCCCGTCCCGCATGCACCCGCGCTACCGGATGGTGGAGAATGTGTTCGAGGAACTCGACGCGCCGGGCGAGTGGTTCCACGACCGCGCGGCCAACACACTCTATTACCAGCCGCCCGCGGGCACGGACGTGAAATCCGCCGCCGTGGAAGTGGTGCGGTTGCCGCGGTTGCTCTCCTTCGAGGGCGAGCAGGGCAAACCGGTGAAGTTCATCGGCCTGCGCGGCCTGACGTTCCGCCACGCCGCCCGCACCTTCATGGCGAACAAGGAGCAGCTCCTGCGCACCGACTGGACCGTGTGCCGGGATGGCGCGGTGTTCCTCCAGGGCGCGGAGAACTGCGCGGTGGAAAGTTGCACCTTCGACCAGGTCGGCGGGAACACGGTTTTCGTGAACGACTACAACCGTCGTATCACCGTGCGGAGCTGTTACATCCACGACAGCGGCGCGAACGGCGTCGCCTTCGTCGGCAACCCGGAGGCCGTGCGCAGCCCGCTCTTCCGCTACGGTTCACAGGACTTCGCGAAGATCGACCGCACGCCCGGCCCGAAGAACGACCGCTACCCGGCCGATTGCCTGGTGGAGGATTGCCTGATCACCCGCACCGGCCGCGATGAAAAGCAGACCGCGCCGGTGGAGATCGACATCGCCGCGCGCATCACCGTGCGCCATTGCTCGCTCTACGATGTGCCGCGCGCCGGACTGAACATCGGCGACGGCTGCTTCGGCGGCCACGTGGTGGAAGACTGCGACATCTTCAACACCGTGCTCGAGACCGGCGACCACGGCTCGTTCAACTCGTGGGGCCGCGACCGTTTCTGGGACCCGGGCATCGGCAAGTTCTCCGCGGAGGTGGCGAAGGACCCCAGCCTGCCGTTCCTCGACGTGATCGAGCCGATCACGCTGCGCCACAACCGCTGGCGCTGCGACCACGGCTGGGACATCGACCTCGACGACGGCTCGACCCGCTACGTGATCGAGAACAACCTGCTGCTCAACGGCGGGCTGAAGATGCGCGAGGGCTACAAGCGGATCGCCCGCAACAACGTGATCGTGAACAACGCCCTCCACCCCCACTGCTGGCCGGTGGACAACGGCGACCTCTTCACCGGCAACATCGTTTCCGCCGCCTACAAGCCCGCCGCGATCCACGGCGGCAAGTGGGGCGAGACGGTGGACAAGAACCTCTTCACCACCAGCGACGCGGACCGGACGAAGTACGCGAAGAACGGCTGCGACGCGAACTCGATCGTGGGCGATGCGCTGTTCATCAACCCGGCCAAGGGTGACTTCCGCGTGAAGGACGGTTCACCCGCCTTCAAGATCGGCTTCAAGAACTTCCCGATGGACAACTTCGGCGTCACCAGCCCGAAGCTGAAGGCCATCGCCAAGACGCCGGACATCCCGGAACTGCGGAAGGCCGCCACGGAGGCCGCGGGCGCGGACGAGAAGCAGGTGACATGGATGGGTGCCCGGCTGCGCGACATTTCCGGCGAGGAGTTCTCCGCCTACGGCGTGAGCAAGGAATCTGGCGGCGTGGCCGTTGCCCAGGTTTCCGGCCCTCTCGCCCAAGCTGGATTCAAGCCCGGCGACCTGATCCAACAGGTCGAGGGCAAACCGGTTTCCAACCTCGCGGCCTTCAAGGCGGCGCTGGAGAAGCTCCCCGCGAAACCGGAAACCGCCTTCGGCATCATCCGCAACCAGATGCCCGCCACCCTCACGGTGAAGGGCAAGGTCGAGCCGTTGAAGTAG
- a CDS encoding molybdopterin-dependent oxidoreductase, whose protein sequence is MSENPSATAEKKLPKDLAAEKGMVNVQIDGVWHQFPRGTRMIEACSQANIHVPRYCYHPKLSAPGNCRMCLVQMGMPPRPAPGQEPARDEDGYEIIGWMPRPVIACANTVGENMGIRTQGELVEKCREGVMEFLLINHPLDCPICDQAGECRLQEFSVEHGRGSSRFVDMKVKKPKNVDIGPRVRLDDERCIMCSRCIRFMDEVAGDPVLGFTQRGTHTTLTVHPGRLLDSNYSLNTVDICPVGALTSNDFRFQMRVWFLKETKSIDVNCGTGTNIIVWARGNKVHRITPRRNDEVNSTWMPDSHRLAFHALDSDARLTEPLVKVSGPHTPLAWKNALEIAANNLKTFQSGEIAIVASGRMTNEELFMARALAAEIGTNALAIVPRHGEADTLLVAADRNPNTTGAKLVWETEDPAAALASIRYGLDNGSIKALIALGEDLLGDAGFTREQVGKATFLLQMATLANPTAELATVVLPSAGFTEKRGSMVNLSGRLQRLNRAVEPPAGARDDWEILRDLVLTLSGEKNEVHMIEDVFKAMAEAIPAFNGLSLSKIGDQGKPVVETGYQIPLLVNERARKAAGIING, encoded by the coding sequence ATGAGCGAAAACCCTTCTGCCACCGCGGAAAAGAAGCTGCCCAAGGACCTTGCCGCTGAAAAGGGCATGGTCAACGTCCAGATCGACGGCGTTTGGCACCAGTTTCCCCGGGGAACGCGCATGATCGAGGCCTGTTCCCAGGCGAACATCCACGTCCCGCGCTACTGCTACCACCCGAAGCTCTCCGCTCCCGGCAACTGCCGCATGTGCCTCGTGCAGATGGGCATGCCCCCCCGCCCCGCCCCCGGCCAAGAGCCGGCGCGCGATGAGGATGGCTATGAGATCATCGGCTGGATGCCGCGCCCGGTGATCGCCTGCGCGAACACGGTGGGCGAGAACATGGGCATCCGCACCCAGGGCGAGCTGGTGGAGAAATGCCGCGAGGGGGTGATGGAGTTCCTGCTCATCAACCACCCGCTGGATTGCCCGATCTGCGACCAAGCCGGCGAGTGCCGCCTCCAGGAATTTTCCGTCGAACACGGCCGCGGTTCGTCCCGGTTCGTGGACATGAAGGTGAAGAAGCCGAAGAACGTGGACATCGGTCCGCGGGTCCGGCTCGACGACGAGCGTTGCATCATGTGCAGCCGCTGCATCCGCTTCATGGACGAGGTGGCCGGTGATCCGGTGCTCGGATTCACCCAGCGCGGCACCCACACCACCCTCACGGTCCATCCGGGCCGCCTGCTGGACAGCAACTACTCGCTGAACACGGTCGACATCTGCCCGGTCGGTGCGCTGACCTCCAATGACTTCCGCTTCCAGATGCGTGTCTGGTTCCTGAAGGAAACCAAGTCCATCGACGTCAACTGCGGCACCGGCACCAACATCATCGTCTGGGCCCGCGGCAACAAGGTCCACCGCATCACCCCGCGCCGGAACGACGAGGTGAACTCGACCTGGATGCCGGACTCGCACCGCCTGGCCTTCCACGCGCTGGATTCCGACGCCCGCCTGACCGAGCCGCTGGTGAAGGTCAGCGGACCGCACACGCCGCTGGCGTGGAAGAACGCGCTGGAGATCGCTGCAAACAACCTCAAGACTTTCCAGTCCGGCGAGATCGCCATCGTCGCCTCCGGCCGGATGACCAACGAGGAGCTTTTCATGGCCCGCGCACTGGCCGCCGAGATCGGCACCAATGCGCTGGCGATCGTGCCGCGCCACGGCGAGGCCGACACCCTGCTGGTCGCCGCCGACCGCAACCCGAACACGACCGGCGCGAAGCTGGTGTGGGAAACGGAGGACCCCGCCGCCGCGCTGGCCAGCATCCGCTACGGCCTCGACAACGGCTCGATCAAGGCGCTCATCGCCCTTGGCGAGGACCTGCTCGGCGACGCCGGGTTCACCCGCGAACAGGTCGGCAAGGCCACCTTCCTTCTCCAGATGGCCACCCTGGCCAACCCCACCGCCGAACTCGCCACCGTGGTGCTGCCGTCCGCCGGCTTCACCGAGAAGCGCGGCTCGATGGTCAATCTCTCCGGCCGTCTCCAGCGCCTCAACCGCGCCGTCGAACCGCCCGCGGGTGCCCGCGACGACTGGGAAATCCTCCGCGACCTCGTCCTCACGCTGAGTGGCGAGAAGAACGAGGTTCACATGATCGAGGACGTCTTCAAGGCCATGGCCGAGGCGATTCCCGCGTTCAATGGACTCTCCCTTTCCAAGATCGGCGACCAAGGCAAACCGGTCGTCGAAACCGGCTACCAAATCCCGCTTCTCGTGAACGAGCGCGCCCGCAAGGCCGCTGGCATCATTAATGGTTAA
- a CDS encoding serine protease — translation MFLKSVSSVCAVLLAAGALPAFAQAPGVPIEPGVPLSNNPGIVQQAEALKDAGKLLSKEKIAELVEKPVAEPVELLPAKTQPLVSRDVAIAATKGFVRIGWFYLCPKCDHWHLNLAGGYVIDRKGAVVTCHHCVRPDHEMREGYLIAVDAEEKVYAVTSVIAAEKELDAAVLRIEGSALEPLPLQDQVSPGDAAYLYSEPFGHLGYFSAGVVSRFYWKKGESGDAMKFEDAVRLRMNASTEWAPGSSGAALVDACGNAIGHVSTISTLSNDTKKAGGQTMITLHEAVPARGVMLLLKRDPKETP, via the coding sequence ATGTTTCTGAAATCCGTTTCCTCCGTTTGTGCCGTGCTGCTGGCGGCCGGTGCGCTTCCCGCCTTCGCCCAGGCCCCCGGCGTTCCGATCGAACCCGGCGTGCCGCTTTCGAACAACCCCGGCATCGTCCAGCAGGCGGAGGCGCTCAAGGACGCGGGTAAGCTGCTGTCGAAGGAGAAGATCGCCGAATTGGTCGAAAAACCGGTGGCGGAACCGGTCGAGCTCCTTCCCGCCAAGACCCAACCGCTGGTCAGCCGGGACGTGGCCATCGCCGCCACCAAGGGCTTCGTCCGCATCGGCTGGTTCTACCTGTGCCCGAAGTGCGACCACTGGCACCTCAACCTCGCGGGCGGTTACGTCATCGACCGCAAGGGCGCGGTGGTGACCTGCCATCACTGCGTGCGTCCGGATCATGAAATGCGGGAGGGCTACCTGATCGCCGTGGACGCGGAGGAAAAGGTCTACGCGGTCACCTCGGTGATCGCCGCGGAAAAGGAACTGGATGCCGCGGTGCTGCGGATCGAGGGCTCCGCCTTGGAACCGCTGCCGCTGCAGGACCAGGTGTCACCGGGCGATGCCGCCTACCTTTACAGCGAGCCCTTCGGTCACCTCGGCTATTTCAGCGCAGGCGTGGTGAGCCGTTTCTACTGGAAGAAGGGCGAGAGCGGAGACGCGATGAAGTTCGAGGACGCCGTGCGGCTGCGCATGAACGCCAGCACCGAGTGGGCTCCCGGTTCCAGTGGCGCGGCGCTTGTCGATGCCTGCGGAAACGCCATCGGCCACGTGTCCACGATCTCCACACTGAGCAACGATACCAAAAAGGCCGGTGGCCAGACGATGATCACGCTCCACGAGGCGGTTCCCGCACGGGGAGTGATGCTGCTTCTGAAGCGTGATCCGAAGGAAACGCCGTGA
- a CDS encoding elongation factor P: MASTPVINLRKGHAVRHNNEVCVVVSHELKTPPRMASYVQMSIRSVGTKKIFNLRLTSNDSMEGVLLERIPHEYSYKDSSGYHFLNPETYEDAAVFEDIVEPVKDYLMEGSIYTLLFTDGTVASIDLPASMVMTVTESSEGVKGDSANNVYKPATMETGLIVQVPLFINVGEKINVKTEDNSYLGRA, encoded by the coding sequence ATGGCCTCAACGCCCGTCATCAACCTCCGCAAGGGACACGCCGTCCGCCACAACAACGAAGTCTGCGTCGTCGTCAGCCACGAGCTGAAGACCCCGCCGCGCATGGCCTCCTACGTCCAGATGTCGATCCGGAGCGTGGGCACCAAGAAGATCTTCAATCTCCGCCTGACCTCGAACGACTCGATGGAAGGCGTGCTGCTCGAGCGCATCCCGCACGAGTATTCCTACAAGGACAGCAGCGGCTACCACTTCCTCAACCCGGAAACCTACGAGGATGCCGCCGTGTTCGAGGACATCGTGGAGCCGGTGAAGGATTACCTCATGGAGGGTTCCATCTACACTCTTCTGTTCACCGACGGCACCGTGGCCTCGATCGACCTTCCGGCCTCGATGGTCATGACCGTCACCGAATCCTCGGAAGGCGTGAAGGGCGACTCCGCCAACAACGTCTACAAGCCCGCCACCATGGAAACCGGCCTGATCGTGCAGGTGCCGCTTTTCATCAACGTCGGCGAGAAGATCAACGTGAAGACCGAGGACAACAGCTACCTCGGCCGCGCCTGA